In Bacteroidales bacterium, one DNA window encodes the following:
- a CDS encoding BNR repeat-containing protein, whose amino-acid sequence MKIYHNLLIGFILFLFSGTLSGQNYPPLDNQKIDGYKGIWFTLGQFSEYGDKYSGGMATYTAKHIPLAIYSPEVQKTFFVYGGIAEDRKTSADDPNRKGKTYGNYLLCMAGCYDHKTKTVTKPTVVYDKRGVFDPHDNPAISMDADGYVWVFVSGRGRGRPGFAYKSRQPYSVDAFDQIVEDEMTYPQPKYIKGKGFLHLFTKYMGTRLLYFNTSPDGYTWTEHQQLAAIKRPGDKNGGHYQISGQLGEKIVFFFNWHPNGNVDRRTNIYYMQTTDFGKTWTKVDGTPVSIPVTDLNSSTLLKEFFSKDENVYIKDVAFDEKGNPMALYVSGKGHQPGPKNGLKDWQVIYWNGKEWENHKITTSDHNYDTGSIWATGEKWTVIGPTENSPQAWGCGGELVIWESTDKGKTWKRTKQITKNSPRNHNYIRKVVNGVDPFTYFWADGNPDEPSKSQMFFGDSKGNVWQFPYVMTAEQQKPVKGQVKK is encoded by the coding sequence AATCGGATTTATCTTATTCCTTTTTTCCGGAACCCTTTCGGGTCAGAATTATCCGCCCCTTGATAATCAGAAAATTGACGGATATAAAGGTATCTGGTTTACATTGGGACAATTCTCCGAATATGGAGATAAATATTCGGGCGGGATGGCCACATATACTGCTAAACATATTCCGTTGGCCATCTATTCGCCTGAAGTCCAAAAGACCTTTTTTGTTTACGGAGGGATTGCAGAGGACAGGAAGACATCTGCAGATGATCCCAACCGGAAAGGAAAAACCTATGGTAATTATTTATTATGTATGGCAGGTTGCTATGATCATAAAACGAAAACGGTCACTAAGCCTACTGTCGTATATGACAAAAGAGGCGTTTTTGATCCTCATGACAATCCGGCTATTTCCATGGATGCGGATGGATATGTCTGGGTATTTGTCAGTGGAAGGGGGAGAGGACGTCCCGGTTTTGCTTATAAGAGCCGGCAACCCTATAGTGTTGATGCTTTCGACCAGATTGTAGAGGACGAAATGACTTATCCGCAACCCAAATACATAAAAGGAAAAGGTTTTTTGCACCTGTTCACCAAATATATGGGTACACGCCTGTTATATTTTAATACAAGTCCCGACGGATACACATGGACAGAACATCAACAGCTGGCAGCGATAAAACGTCCGGGAGATAAGAACGGCGGTCATTACCAGATCAGCGGACAGTTAGGAGAGAAAATCGTTTTCTTTTTTAACTGGCACCCTAACGGAAATGTAGATCGCCGTACCAATATCTACTATATGCAGACAACCGATTTCGGCAAAACGTGGACCAAAGTGGATGGTACTCCTGTATCCATACCGGTTACCGATTTGAACAGTTCCACTTTGCTTAAGGAATTTTTCAGCAAAGATGAAAATGTGTATATTAAAGATGTGGCTTTTGATGAAAAGGGAAATCCAATGGCACTGTATGTTTCCGGGAAAGGACATCAGCCCGGGCCTAAAAACGGACTGAAAGACTGGCAGGTAATTTACTGGAACGGGAAAGAATGGGAGAATCATAAGATCACCACTTCCGACCATAATTATGATACAGGCAGTATCTGGGCTACAGGGGAAAAATGGACTGTGATCGGTCCTACGGAAAACAGTCCGCAGGCTTGGGGTTGTGGAGGAGAATTAGTGATTTGGGAAAGTACGGATAAGGGTAAAACCTGGAAACGTACCAAACAGATCACCAAAAATAGTCCCCGTAATCATAATTATATACGGAAAGTGGTCAATGGCGTCGATCCTTTTACATATTTCTGGGCCGACGGAAATCCGGACGAACCCAGCAAGTCCCAGATGTTTTTTGGAGACAGTAAGGGTAATGTATGGCAATTTCCCTATGTGATGACAGCCGAACAACAGAAACCTGTAAAGGGACAGGTAAAAAAATAA